A window from Pseudomonas alloputida encodes these proteins:
- a CDS encoding ATP-binding cassette domain-containing protein — MSDDIILSVDNLMMQFGGIKALSDVSLKVRRNQIFALIGPNGAGKTTVFNCLTGFYKASGGRIELNVRGSHTNVIQLLGERFQAADFVSPARFANRMYYKMFGGTHLVNRAGLARTFQNIRLFKEMSVVENLLVAQHMWVNRNLLAGVLNTKAYRKAESDALDHAFYWLEVVDLVDCANRLAGELSYGQQRRLEIARAMCTRPKIICLDEPAAGLNPQETEALSRMIRVLRDEHDITVVLIEHDMGMVMSISDHIVVLDHGNVIAEGAPQDIRHNPTVIAAYLGADEEELV; from the coding sequence ATGAGCGACGATATCATTCTCTCGGTCGACAACCTGATGATGCAGTTCGGTGGCATCAAGGCGCTCAGCGACGTCAGCCTGAAGGTCCGGCGCAACCAGATATTTGCCCTGATCGGCCCCAACGGCGCCGGCAAGACCACGGTATTCAACTGCCTGACCGGCTTTTACAAGGCCAGTGGCGGACGTATCGAACTGAACGTGCGCGGCAGCCACACCAACGTCATCCAGCTGCTCGGCGAGCGCTTCCAGGCGGCCGACTTCGTGTCGCCTGCGCGCTTTGCCAACCGTATGTACTACAAGATGTTCGGTGGTACCCACCTGGTCAACCGCGCCGGCCTGGCGCGCACCTTCCAGAACATTCGCCTGTTCAAGGAAATGTCGGTGGTGGAGAACCTGCTGGTGGCCCAGCACATGTGGGTCAACCGCAACTTGCTGGCCGGGGTGCTCAACACCAAGGCCTACCGCAAGGCCGAAAGCGATGCGCTGGACCACGCCTTCTACTGGCTGGAAGTAGTGGACCTGGTCGATTGCGCCAACCGCCTGGCCGGCGAGCTGTCGTACGGCCAGCAGCGGCGTCTGGAAATCGCCCGGGCCATGTGCACGCGGCCGAAGATCATCTGCCTGGACGAACCGGCGGCAGGCCTTAACCCGCAGGAAACCGAGGCACTCAGCCGCATGATCCGTGTGCTGCGTGACGAGCACGACATCACTGTGGTGTTGATCGAGCACGACATGGGCATGGTCATGAGCATCTCCGACCATATCGTGGTGCTGGACCACGGCAACGTGATTGCCGAAGGTGCGCCGCAGGACATCCGCCACAACCCGACGGTTATTGCCGCCTACCTGGGTGCAGACGAAGAGGAACTGGTATGA
- the pncB gene encoding nicotinate phosphoribosyltransferase produces the protein MSESAFAERIVHNLLDTDFYKLTMMQGVLHNYPDADVEWEFRCRNGEDLRPYLGEIRNQLERLADLTLDDGQLAFLERISFLKPDFLRFLRLFRFNLRYVHVGIENDQLFLRLKGPWLHVILFEVPLLAIISEVRNRNLHPHMRLAEARDQLYRKFDWLRAHASDDELAELQVADFGTRRRFSSRVQEEVARVLRDDFPGRFVGTSNVDLAWKLDIKPLGTMAHEWIMAHQQLGPRLIDSQIAALDCWVREYRGLLGIALTDCITMDAFLGDFDLYFAKLFDGLRHDSGEPVAWAEKAIAHYQKLGIDPMTKTLVFSDGLNLTRSLEIFRALRGRINVSFGIGTNLTCDIPGVAPMNIVLKMTDCNGAPVAKISDEAAKTQCRDENFVAYMRHVFKVPSKE, from the coding sequence ATGAGCGAAAGCGCATTCGCCGAGCGCATCGTGCACAACCTGCTCGACACCGACTTCTACAAACTCACCATGATGCAGGGTGTGCTGCACAACTACCCGGACGCCGACGTCGAATGGGAATTCCGCTGCCGCAACGGTGAGGACCTGCGCCCCTACCTCGGCGAAATTCGCAATCAGCTCGAACGGCTTGCCGACCTCACCCTGGACGATGGCCAGCTGGCCTTCCTCGAACGCATCAGCTTCCTCAAGCCCGACTTTTTACGCTTTCTGCGCCTGTTCCGCTTCAATCTGCGTTACGTGCACGTCGGCATCGAAAATGATCAGCTGTTCCTGCGCCTGAAAGGTCCGTGGCTGCATGTGATCCTGTTCGAAGTGCCGCTGCTGGCCATCATCAGCGAAGTACGCAACCGCAATCTGCACCCGCACATGCGCCTGGCCGAGGCGCGGGACCAGTTGTACCGCAAGTTCGACTGGCTGCGTGCGCATGCCAGCGACGACGAGCTGGCCGAACTGCAGGTGGCCGACTTCGGCACCCGCCGGCGCTTTTCCAGCCGCGTGCAGGAGGAAGTGGCAAGGGTGCTGCGCGACGACTTCCCCGGCCGTTTTGTCGGCACCAGCAACGTCGACCTGGCATGGAAACTGGATATCAAGCCGCTGGGCACCATGGCCCACGAGTGGATCATGGCCCACCAGCAGCTCGGCCCACGGCTGATCGACAGCCAGATCGCTGCGCTGGACTGCTGGGTACGCGAGTACCGCGGCCTGCTCGGCATCGCCCTGACCGACTGCATCACCATGGATGCCTTCCTCGGCGATTTCGACCTGTACTTCGCCAAGCTGTTCGACGGCCTGCGCCATGATTCGGGCGAGCCGGTAGCCTGGGCGGAGAAGGCCATTGCCCATTACCAGAAACTGGGTATCGACCCGATGACCAAGACGCTGGTGTTTTCCGACGGCCTCAACCTGACCCGCTCGCTGGAAATTTTCCGCGCCCTGCGCGGACGCATCAACGTCAGCTTTGGCATCGGCACCAACCTGACCTGCGACATCCCAGGTGTGGCCCCCATGAACATCGTGCTTAAAATGACCGACTGCAACGGCGCGCCGGTGGCCAAGATCTCTGACGAAGCCGCCAAGACCCAGTGCCGCGACGAGAACTTCGTCGCCTACATGCGTCACGTATTCAAAGTCCCCAGCAAGGAGTAA
- a CDS encoding ABC transporter permease subunit encodes MDGIFLQQLVNGLTLGSVYGLIAIGYTMVYGIIGMINFAHGEVYMISAYLAAISLALLAYFGVESFPLLMLGTLLFTIVVTGVYGFTIERIAYKPLRNSTRLAPLISAIGISLILQNYAQISQGARQQGVPTLLEGAMRVEVGSGFVQLTYTKIFILVAAFVGMGLLTYVIKYTKLGRMCRATQQDRKMASILGINTDRVISYVFVIGAVMAALAGVLITMNYGTFDFYAGFIIGIKAFTAAVLGGIGSLPGAMLGGIILGISESLFSGLINSDYKDVFSFSLLVMILIFRPQGLLGRPLVAKV; translated from the coding sequence ATGGATGGTATTTTCCTGCAGCAACTGGTCAACGGCCTGACCCTCGGGTCGGTCTATGGCCTGATCGCCATCGGCTACACAATGGTCTATGGCATTATCGGCATGATCAACTTCGCGCACGGCGAGGTGTACATGATCTCCGCTTACCTCGCGGCGATCAGCCTGGCATTGCTGGCTTACTTCGGTGTCGAATCGTTCCCCCTGCTGATGCTGGGCACCTTGTTGTTCACCATCGTCGTCACCGGCGTTTATGGTTTCACCATCGAGCGCATCGCCTACAAACCGCTGCGTAACTCCACCCGCCTGGCACCGCTGATCAGTGCCATCGGCATTTCGCTGATCCTGCAGAACTACGCACAGATCAGCCAGGGCGCCCGCCAGCAAGGCGTGCCAACCCTGCTGGAAGGCGCCATGCGTGTCGAAGTCGGGTCCGGCTTCGTGCAACTGACTTATACCAAGATCTTCATCCTGGTGGCGGCCTTTGTCGGCATGGGCCTGCTGACCTACGTGATCAAGTACACCAAGCTCGGCCGCATGTGCCGTGCTACCCAGCAAGACCGCAAGATGGCCTCGATCCTGGGTATCAACACCGACCGGGTAATCTCCTACGTGTTCGTCATCGGTGCAGTGATGGCCGCCCTGGCCGGCGTGCTCATCACCATGAACTACGGCACCTTCGACTTCTACGCCGGCTTCATCATCGGTATCAAGGCGTTCACTGCCGCAGTGCTCGGGGGTATCGGCTCGCTGCCGGGTGCCATGCTCGGCGGGATCATCCTGGGAATTTCCGAGTCGCTGTTCTCAGGCCTGATCAACTCCGACTACAAGGATGTGTTCAGCTTCTCGCTGCTGGTGATGATCCTTATCTTCCGCCCACAAGGCCTGCTGGGTCGCCCGCTCGTGGCTAAGGTGTGA
- the nadE gene encoding ammonia-dependent NAD(+) synthetase produces MQAVQQEIAQALKVQPPFADAAALEAEVARRVAFIKDCLANARLKTLVLGISGGVDSLTAALLAQRAINELRAETGDKAYTFIAVRLPYQVQHDEHDAQACLEVIKADEVHTVDIAPAVRALAAEVAALKNGSPTLVDFVVGNVKARTRMVAQYTIAGARAGLVIGTDHAAEAVMGFFTKFGDGACDLAPLSGLVKNQVRAIARSFGAPESLVEKVPTADLEDLEPGKPDEASHGVTYAQIDAFLHGQPVDQAAFDIIVATYRKTQHKRELPFAP; encoded by the coding sequence ATGCAAGCGGTTCAGCAAGAGATTGCCCAGGCGCTGAAGGTACAGCCGCCGTTCGCCGACGCGGCAGCGCTCGAGGCCGAAGTCGCCCGACGGGTGGCGTTCATCAAGGACTGTCTGGCCAATGCTCGACTCAAGACCTTGGTGCTGGGCATCAGCGGTGGCGTCGACTCACTGACTGCCGCCCTGCTCGCCCAGCGCGCCATCAACGAGCTGCGCGCCGAGACCGGCGACAAGGCCTACACCTTCATTGCCGTGCGCCTGCCGTACCAGGTACAGCATGACGAGCATGACGCCCAGGCATGCCTGGAAGTTATCAAGGCAGATGAAGTTCACACGGTGGATATCGCCCCGGCAGTGCGTGCATTGGCAGCTGAAGTGGCGGCGTTGAAGAACGGCTCGCCGACGTTGGTGGACTTCGTGGTGGGCAACGTCAAGGCACGCACCCGGATGGTCGCCCAGTACACCATCGCTGGCGCCCGCGCAGGTCTGGTGATCGGTACCGACCACGCGGCCGAGGCAGTAATGGGCTTCTTTACCAAGTTTGGTGATGGTGCCTGCGACCTCGCGCCGTTGAGTGGGCTGGTGAAGAATCAGGTGCGGGCGATTGCGCGCAGCTTCGGTGCGCCGGAGTCACTGGTGGAAAAGGTGCCAACGGCCGACCTGGAAGACCTGGAGCCGGGCAAGCCGGACGAGGCGTCACATGGCGTGACCTACGCGCAGATCGATGCCTTCCTGCATGGGCAGCCGGTTGACCAGGCAGCGTTCGACATCATCGTCGCCACCTACCGCAAGACCCAGCACAAGCGCGAACTGCCGTTCGCTCCTTGA
- the azu gene encoding azurin, translating into MFAKAVAVSLLTLASASVFAAECSVTVDSTDQMSYTSKEFTVDKSCKEFTVKLTHSGNLPKNVMGHNLVISKTADMQAIATEGMSQGLDKDYLKADNAAIIAHTKMIGAPEKETEVKFDTSKLEAGGDYSFFCTFPGHISMMKGKVIVK; encoded by the coding sequence ATGTTTGCGAAAGCTGTAGCGGTATCCCTGCTGACCCTCGCCAGCGCTTCTGTCTTCGCCGCCGAGTGCTCGGTCACTGTCGACTCGACTGACCAGATGTCCTACACCAGCAAGGAATTCACTGTCGACAAGAGCTGCAAGGAATTCACCGTCAAACTGACCCACTCTGGCAACCTGCCGAAGAACGTCATGGGCCACAACCTGGTGATCAGCAAGACTGCCGACATGCAGGCCATTGCCACCGAAGGCATGAGTCAGGGTCTGGATAAGGACTATCTGAAGGCTGACAACGCCGCGATCATCGCCCACACCAAGATGATCGGCGCGCCTGAGAAAGAAACCGAAGTGAAGTTCGACACTTCCAAGCTGGAAGCCGGTGGTGACTACAGCTTCTTCTGCACCTTCCCGGGCCACATCTCGATGATGAAAGGCAAGGTCATCGTCAAGTAA
- a CDS encoding TIGR00730 family Rossman fold protein: protein MPVRSVCVFCGASMGANPAYREAAVALGQAIARRGLTLVYGGGAVGLMGVVADAAMAAGGEVVGIIPQSLLDAEVGHKGLTRLEVVDGMHARKARMAELSDAFIALPGGLGTLEELFEVWTWGQLGYHAKPLGLLDVNGFYDKLGGFLDHIVEEGFVRPQHRAMLLLGQQPDELLEGMDSFVAPVAPKWVDKQPD from the coding sequence ATGCCCGTACGTTCCGTTTGTGTGTTCTGCGGCGCCAGCATGGGCGCCAACCCTGCCTACCGTGAAGCAGCCGTCGCGCTGGGCCAGGCCATTGCCCGCCGCGGCTTGACCCTGGTGTATGGCGGTGGCGCGGTCGGCTTGATGGGTGTGGTGGCCGACGCGGCCATGGCGGCCGGTGGCGAAGTGGTCGGGATCATCCCGCAGAGCCTGCTGGACGCTGAAGTCGGCCACAAGGGCCTGACCCGCCTGGAAGTGGTGGATGGCATGCATGCGCGCAAGGCCCGCATGGCCGAGCTGAGCGATGCATTCATTGCCTTGCCGGGTGGGCTGGGTACGCTGGAGGAACTGTTCGAAGTGTGGACCTGGGGGCAGCTGGGCTATCACGCCAAGCCGCTCGGGCTACTGGATGTGAACGGTTTCTACGACAAGCTGGGCGGGTTCCTCGACCATATCGTCGAAGAAGGTTTCGTGCGCCCGCAACACCGGGCGATGTTGCTGCTGGGGCAGCAGCCGGACGAGCTGCTGGAAGGGATGGACAGCTTTGTGGCGCCGGTCGCGCCTAAGTGGGTCGACAAGCAGCCTGACTGA
- the livM gene encoding high-affinity branched-chain amino acid ABC transporter permease LivM, whose protein sequence is MSVAKTASISETKGFDLKRSLLETIVAGLLALIVFGPVVGVVLDGYTFNAEPRRVAWLVGGVMVGRFLLSLFLQTAPGQRMLLGFDSGGSGVHVTAPDYKSRLRYIIPALIVIAIVFPIFANKYLLTVVILGLIYVLLGLGLNIVVGLAGLLDLGYVAFYAIGAYGLALGYQYLGLGFWSVLPLAAIAAALAGCILGFPVLRMHGDYLAIVTLGFGEIIRLVLNNWLSFTGGPNGMPAPSPTFFGLEFGRRAKDGGVPIHEFFGFEYNASLKFVFIYAVLFMVVLAVLYIKHRLTRMPVGRAWEALREDEIACRSMGLNHVLVKLSAFTLGASTAGLAGVFFATYQGFVNPSSFTFFESALILAIVVLGGMGSTVGVVIAAFVLTVAPELLRSFSEYRVLLFGVLMVLMMIWRPRGLIRISRTGVTPRKGVAP, encoded by the coding sequence ATGTCCGTTGCCAAAACTGCCTCTATTAGCGAAACCAAGGGTTTCGACCTTAAACGCAGCCTGCTGGAGACCATTGTCGCTGGCCTGCTGGCACTTATCGTGTTTGGTCCGGTCGTTGGTGTGGTGCTCGACGGCTACACCTTCAATGCCGAGCCGCGCCGCGTGGCCTGGCTGGTCGGCGGTGTGATGGTGGGGCGCTTCCTGCTCAGCCTGTTCCTGCAGACTGCCCCCGGGCAGCGCATGCTCCTGGGCTTCGACAGCGGTGGCTCGGGCGTGCATGTGACCGCACCGGACTACAAGTCGCGCCTGCGTTACATCATCCCCGCGCTGATCGTGATTGCCATCGTTTTCCCGATCTTCGCCAACAAGTACCTGCTGACCGTGGTCATCCTCGGCCTGATCTACGTATTGCTGGGCCTTGGCCTGAACATCGTGGTCGGCCTGGCCGGCCTGCTCGACCTGGGTTACGTGGCGTTCTATGCCATCGGTGCCTACGGCCTGGCGCTGGGTTACCAGTACCTGGGGCTGGGCTTCTGGAGCGTGCTGCCGCTGGCGGCCATCGCTGCGGCGCTGGCGGGGTGCATCCTCGGCTTCCCGGTGTTGCGCATGCACGGTGACTACCTGGCGATCGTGACGCTGGGCTTTGGCGAGATCATTCGCCTGGTGCTGAACAACTGGCTATCGTTCACCGGTGGCCCCAACGGCATGCCGGCACCTTCACCCACCTTCTTCGGCCTTGAGTTCGGCCGCCGGGCCAAGGATGGCGGGGTGCCGATCCACGAGTTCTTCGGCTTCGAGTACAACGCCAGCCTCAAGTTCGTGTTCATCTACGCGGTGCTGTTCATGGTCGTGCTGGCAGTGCTGTACATCAAGCATCGCCTGACTCGCATGCCGGTCGGCCGGGCCTGGGAAGCGCTGCGCGAAGACGAGATTGCCTGCCGTTCGATGGGCCTGAACCACGTGCTGGTCAAGCTGTCGGCCTTTACCCTGGGCGCCTCGACTGCCGGTCTGGCCGGGGTGTTCTTCGCCACCTACCAGGGCTTCGTCAACCCGTCGTCGTTCACATTTTTCGAGTCGGCGCTGATCCTCGCCATCGTCGTGCTGGGTGGCATGGGCTCGACCGTGGGTGTGGTCATCGCGGCGTTCGTGCTGACCGTGGCGCCGGAACTGCTGCGCAGCTTCTCCGAGTACCGGGTGCTGCTGTTCGGCGTGCTGATGGTGCTGATGATGATCTGGCGACCGCGTGGGCTGATCCGTATCAGCCGTACCGGTGTGACCCCACGTAAAGGAGTGGCGCCATGA
- a CDS encoding ABC transporter ATP-binding protein — translation MSAPILELKDLDVFYGPIQALKKVSMHINEGETVSLIGANGAGKSTLLMSIFGQPRAASGHIVYRGTDITRKSSHYIASNGIAQSPEGRRVFPDMTVEENLMMGTIPIGDKHADEDMQRMYELFPRLKERRNQRAMTMSGGEQQMLAIARALMSRPKLLLLDEPSLGLAPIVVKQIFSTLRELAKTGMTIFLVEQNANHALKLSDRAYVMVNGQIRMTGTGQELLVNEEVRNAYLGGH, via the coding sequence ATGAGTGCACCCATTCTCGAGCTGAAAGACTTGGACGTGTTCTATGGGCCGATCCAGGCACTGAAGAAAGTCTCGATGCACATTAACGAGGGCGAGACGGTAAGCCTGATCGGCGCCAACGGTGCCGGCAAGTCGACCCTGCTGATGTCGATTTTCGGCCAGCCGCGGGCGGCATCCGGGCATATCGTGTACCGCGGCACCGACATCACCCGCAAATCCTCGCACTACATCGCCTCCAACGGCATTGCCCAGTCGCCGGAGGGGCGCCGGGTGTTTCCCGACATGACCGTCGAGGAAAACCTGATGATGGGTACCATCCCCATCGGCGACAAGCATGCCGACGAAGACATGCAGCGTATGTACGAGCTGTTCCCGCGGTTGAAGGAGCGGCGTAACCAGCGGGCCATGACCATGTCGGGTGGCGAGCAGCAAATGCTGGCGATTGCCCGGGCGCTGATGAGCCGGCCGAAATTGCTGTTGCTGGACGAGCCCTCGCTGGGTCTGGCACCGATCGTGGTCAAGCAGATTTTCTCGACCCTGCGAGAACTGGCCAAGACCGGGATGACTATCTTCCTGGTGGAGCAGAACGCCAACCATGCGCTGAAACTGTCGGACCGGGCCTATGTGATGGTCAACGGGCAGATTCGCATGACCGGGACCGGGCAGGAACTGTTGGTCAATGAGGAAGTGCGTAACGCTTATCTGGGCGGGCACTGA
- a CDS encoding branched-chain amino acid ABC transporter substrate-binding protein, whose translation MSQTFYKKGFLALAVATALGVSSYVQADVKIGVAGPMTGANAAFGEQYMKGAQAAADKINAAGGVNGEKIVLVKGDDACEPKQAVAVANRLVDQDKVIGVVGHFCSSNTIPASEVYDEAGVIAITPGSTNPQVTERGLSAMFRMCGRDDQQGIVAGDYIVDVLKGKKVAVLHDKDTYGQGLADATKAQLEKRGVKPVLYEGLTRGEKDFSAVVTKIRSTGADVVYFGGLHPEAGPLVRQLREQGLKDVKFMSDDGIVTDELVSTAGGAQYVDGVYMTFGADPRLLPDSKAVVEEFRKAGTEPEGYTLYAYASLQALAAAFNGAKSNKGEDAAKWLKANPVQTVMGEKKWDSKGDLTVSDYVVYQWDKTGKYHQLEKQK comes from the coding sequence ATGTCGCAGACGTTTTACAAGAAAGGTTTCCTGGCTCTGGCCGTAGCTACGGCACTGGGTGTTTCTTCGTATGTTCAGGCCGACGTCAAGATCGGTGTAGCGGGCCCCATGACTGGGGCAAACGCAGCGTTTGGCGAGCAGTACATGAAAGGTGCGCAGGCAGCGGCTGACAAGATCAACGCCGCTGGTGGCGTGAATGGCGAGAAAATCGTCCTGGTCAAAGGCGATGACGCCTGTGAACCGAAGCAAGCCGTGGCCGTGGCCAACCGCCTGGTCGATCAGGACAAGGTGATTGGCGTGGTGGGCCACTTCTGTTCCTCCAACACGATCCCGGCGTCCGAGGTATATGACGAGGCGGGCGTGATCGCCATCACCCCAGGCTCCACCAACCCACAGGTCACTGAGCGCGGCCTGAGTGCCATGTTCCGCATGTGCGGCCGTGACGACCAGCAGGGTATCGTCGCTGGCGACTACATCGTCGACGTGCTCAAGGGCAAGAAGGTTGCGGTGTTGCACGACAAGGACACCTACGGCCAGGGCCTGGCTGACGCGACCAAGGCGCAGCTGGAAAAACGCGGCGTGAAGCCTGTGCTGTACGAAGGCCTGACCCGTGGCGAGAAAGACTTCAGCGCGGTGGTCACCAAGATCCGCTCTACCGGTGCCGACGTGGTCTACTTCGGCGGCCTGCACCCGGAAGCCGGCCCGCTGGTACGCCAGCTGCGCGAGCAAGGCCTGAAGGACGTCAAGTTCATGTCCGATGATGGCATCGTCACCGACGAACTGGTGTCTACCGCCGGCGGCGCGCAATACGTTGACGGCGTGTACATGACCTTCGGTGCCGACCCGCGCCTGCTGCCAGACAGCAAGGCGGTGGTGGAGGAGTTCCGCAAGGCCGGCACCGAACCTGAGGGCTACACCCTGTACGCCTACGCTTCGCTGCAGGCTCTGGCTGCCGCTTTCAATGGCGCGAAGTCGAACAAGGGCGAGGACGCTGCCAAGTGGCTCAAGGCCAACCCGGTGCAGACCGTCATGGGTGAGAAGAAGTGGGACAGCAAGGGCGACCTGACCGTCTCCGACTACGTGGTCTACCAGTGGGACAAGACCGGTAAATACCACCAGCTGGAAAAACAAAAATAA